One window from the genome of Hypanus sabinus isolate sHypSab1 chromosome 16, sHypSab1.hap1, whole genome shotgun sequence encodes:
- the crlf1b gene encoding cytokine receptor-like factor 1b isoform X1, which translates to MPPFHFLLSLCMMRLVLCSAPLGEVFPQDPILTIGSSLTATCTVSPEAKVDSWDLYWTLNGQKLSSELYTVVNNTTLMVTMKGLNGSQQQSGDNLVCHRADGRILAGSCLYVGLPPEKPTNITCWSKNTKDLTCKWSPGSRGETFLRTKYTLKYKLRWYGKENQCQEMGTDGPNSCYIPKDLALFTPYEIWVEASNKLGSAASDIISLDILDVVTTDAPSDVQVNRVGDLEDQLSVCWSSPPALKDFFFQAKYQIRYRVEDSTDWKVVDDIGNQTLCRLAGLRPGTVYFVQVRCNPVGIYGSRKAGIWSEWSIPTAASTPRNERSSNTCYQKSGESGSNLRRELKQFFGWVKKHAYGCTALNIKLYDQWRVWLQKSHKTRNQNQEVSVFIGSQEDTPAR; encoded by the exons ATGCCGcctttccattttcttctttcGCTCTGCATGATGAGGCTGGTTTTGTGCTCAGCAC CACTTGGGGAAGTTTTCCCCCAGGATCCGATCCTGACCATTGGCTCTTCGCTGACTGCCACTTGCACTGTAAGCCCAGAGGCAAAAGTGGACTCATGGGATCTCTACTGGACACTGAATGGCCAGAAGCTTAGCTCTGAACTCTACACTGTGGTGAACAACACTACGCTGATGGTGACCATGAAGGGACTGAACGGTTCACAACAACAGTCTGGTGACAATCTGGTGTGTCACCGAGCAGACGGGAGGATTCTGGCTGGGTCCTGCCTCTATGTTGGTC TTCCCCCCGAGAAACCCACCAACATCACCTGCTGGTCCAAGAACACCAAGGATCTCACCTGTAAATGGAGCCCAGGGAGTCGGGGAGAAACCTTCCTTCGTACAAAGTACACACTGAAATACAAGTTACG GTGGTATGGCAAAGAGAACCAGTGCCAGGAAATGGGCACAGACGGACCAAACTCTTGCTACATCCCCAAGGATCTGGCTCTCTTCACCCCATATGAAATCTGGGTCGAGGCTTCAAACAAATTGGGCTCAGCAGCTTCAGACATCATCTCTCTGGACATTCTGGATGTGG TCACCACTGATGCCCCGTCCGACGTTCAGGTGAATCGTGTTGGTGATCTTGAGGATCAGCTCAGTGTCTGTTGGAGCTCCCCGCCGGCTCTGAAGGACTTCTTCTTTCAAGCCAAATACCAGATCCGCTATCGTGTGGAGGACAGCACTGACTGGAAG GTTGTGGACGACATTGGAAATCAAACCTTGTGCCGTCTGGCAGGGCTGAGGCCAGGAACTGTGTACTTTGTGCAGGTGCGATGTAACCCAGTTGGTATTTATGGGTCCAGGAAGGCAGGAATTTGGAGTGAATGGAGTATCCCTACAGCTGCCTCTACTCCCCGGAATG AGCGCTCCAGCAATACTTGTTACcagaaaagtggagagagtggctCAAACCTGAGACGGGAGTTGAAGCAATTCTTTGGCTGGGTGAAGAAGCATGCCTACGGATGTACAGCCCTCAACATCAAACTGTATGACCAATGGCGTGTGTGGCTGCAGAAGTCCCACAAGACACGCAACCAG AATCAAGAAGTCTCTGTTTTCATTGGATCGCAGGAGG ATACTCCCGCTCGGTAA
- the crlf1b gene encoding cytokine receptor-like factor 1b isoform X2 codes for MVTMKGLNGSQQQSGDNLVCHRADGRILAGSCLYVGLPPEKPTNITCWSKNTKDLTCKWSPGSRGETFLRTKYTLKYKLRWYGKENQCQEMGTDGPNSCYIPKDLALFTPYEIWVEASNKLGSAASDIISLDILDVVTTDAPSDVQVNRVGDLEDQLSVCWSSPPALKDFFFQAKYQIRYRVEDSTDWKVVDDIGNQTLCRLAGLRPGTVYFVQVRCNPVGIYGSRKAGIWSEWSIPTAASTPRNERSSNTCYQKSGESGSNLRRELKQFFGWVKKHAYGCTALNIKLYDQWRVWLQKSHKTRNQNQEVSVFIGSQEDTPAR; via the exons ATGGTGACCATGAAGGGACTGAACGGTTCACAACAACAGTCTGGTGACAATCTGGTGTGTCACCGAGCAGACGGGAGGATTCTGGCTGGGTCCTGCCTCTATGTTGGTC TTCCCCCCGAGAAACCCACCAACATCACCTGCTGGTCCAAGAACACCAAGGATCTCACCTGTAAATGGAGCCCAGGGAGTCGGGGAGAAACCTTCCTTCGTACAAAGTACACACTGAAATACAAGTTACG GTGGTATGGCAAAGAGAACCAGTGCCAGGAAATGGGCACAGACGGACCAAACTCTTGCTACATCCCCAAGGATCTGGCTCTCTTCACCCCATATGAAATCTGGGTCGAGGCTTCAAACAAATTGGGCTCAGCAGCTTCAGACATCATCTCTCTGGACATTCTGGATGTGG TCACCACTGATGCCCCGTCCGACGTTCAGGTGAATCGTGTTGGTGATCTTGAGGATCAGCTCAGTGTCTGTTGGAGCTCCCCGCCGGCTCTGAAGGACTTCTTCTTTCAAGCCAAATACCAGATCCGCTATCGTGTGGAGGACAGCACTGACTGGAAG GTTGTGGACGACATTGGAAATCAAACCTTGTGCCGTCTGGCAGGGCTGAGGCCAGGAACTGTGTACTTTGTGCAGGTGCGATGTAACCCAGTTGGTATTTATGGGTCCAGGAAGGCAGGAATTTGGAGTGAATGGAGTATCCCTACAGCTGCCTCTACTCCCCGGAATG AGCGCTCCAGCAATACTTGTTACcagaaaagtggagagagtggctCAAACCTGAGACGGGAGTTGAAGCAATTCTTTGGCTGGGTGAAGAAGCATGCCTACGGATGTACAGCCCTCAACATCAAACTGTATGACCAATGGCGTGTGTGGCTGCAGAAGTCCCACAAGACACGCAACCAG AATCAAGAAGTCTCTGTTTTCATTGGATCGCAGGAGG ATACTCCCGCTCGGTAA